A stretch of the Elephas maximus indicus isolate mEleMax1 chromosome 3, mEleMax1 primary haplotype, whole genome shotgun sequence genome encodes the following:
- the UPF1 gene encoding regulator of nonsense transcripts 1 isoform X1: MSVEAYGPSSQTLTFLDTEEAELLGADTQGSEFEFTDFTLPSQTQTPPGGPGGSGAGGAGGPGGAGAVAGQLDAQVGGPEGILQNGAVDDSVAKTSQLLAELNFEEDEEDTYYTKDLPVHACSYCGIHDPACVVYCNTSKKWFCNGRGNTSGSHIVNHLVRAKCKEVTLHKDGPLGETVLECYNCGCRNVFLLGFIPAKADSVVVLLCRQPCASQSSLKDINWDSSQWQPLIQDRCFLSWLVKIPSEQEQLRARQITAQQINKLEELWKENPSATLEDLEKPGVDEEPQHVLLRYEDAYQYQNIFGPLVKLEADYDKKLKESQTQDNITVRWDLGLNKKRIAYFTLPKTDSGNEDLVIIWLRDMRLMQGDEICLRYKGDLAPLWKGIGHVIKVPDNYGDEIAIELRSSVGAPVEVTHNFQVDFVWKSTSFDRMQSALKTFAVDETSVSGYIYHKLLGHEVEDVIIKCQLPKRFTAQGLPDLNHSQVYAVKTVLQRPLSLIQGPPGTGKTVTSATIVYHLARQGNGPVLVCAPSNIAVDQLTEKIHQTGLKVVRLCAKSREAIDSPVSFLALHNQIRNMDSMPELQKLQQLKDETGELSSADEKRYRALKRTAERELLMNADVICCTCVGAGDPRLAKMQFRSILIDESTQATEPECMVPVVLGAKQLILVGDHCQLGPVVMCKKAAKAGLSQSLFERLVVLGIRPIRLQVQYRMHPALSAFPSNIFYEGSLQNGVTAADRVKKGFDFQWPQPDKPMFFYVTQGQEEIASSGTSYLNRTEAANVEKITTKLLKAGAKPDQIGIITPYEGQRSYLVQYMQFSGSLHTKLYQEVEIASVDAFQGREKDFIILSCVRANEHQGIGFLNDPRRLNVALTRARYGVIIVGNPKALSKQPLWNHLLNYYKEQKVLVEGPLNNLRESLMQFSKPRKLVNTINPGARFMTTAMYDAREAIIPGSVYDRSSQGRPSSMYFQTHDQIGMISAGPSHVAAMNIPIPFNLVMPPMPPPGYFGQANGPATGRGTPKGKTGRGGRQKNRFGLSGPSQTTLPSSQASQDVVSQPFSQGALTQGYVSMSQPSQMSQPGLSQPELSQDSYLGDEFKSQIDVALSQDSTYQGERAYQHGGVPGLSQY, translated from the exons ATGAGCGTGGAGGCGTACGGGCCCAGTTCGCAGACGCTCACCTTTCTGGACACCGAGGAGGCCGAGCTATTGGGCGCCGACACGCAGGGCTCCGAGTTCGAATTCACCGACTTCACCCTCCCCAGCCAGACTCAGACGCCCCCGGGCGGCCCCGGAGGATCCGGGGCGGGAGGCGCTGGAGGCCCGGGCGGCGCGGGCGCTGTGGCCGGACAGCTCGACGCGCAG GTCGGCGGGCCTGAGGGCATCCTCCAAAATGGGGCCGTAGACGACAGCGTGGCTAAGACCAGCCAGCTGCTGGCCGAGCTGAATTTCGAGGAGGACGAGGAGGACACCTACTACACCAAGGACCTCCCGGTCCATGCCTGCAG TTACTGCGGGATCCATGACCCCGCATGCGTGGTCTACTGCAACACCAGCAAGAAGTGGTTCTGCAACGGACGTGGGAACACCTCCGGCAG TCACATCGTCAACCACCTCGTGAGGGCGAAGTGCAAGGAGGTGACACTGCACAAGGACGGGCCGCTGGGCGAGACAGTGCTCGAGTGCTACAACTGTGGCTGCCGAAACGTCTTCCTGCTCGGTTTCATCCCCGCCAAGGCCGACTCGGTCGTGGTGCTGCTGTGCAG GCAGCCTTGTGCCAGCCAGAGCAGCTTGAAGGACATCAACTGGGACAGCTCGCAGTGGCAGCCGCTGATCCAGGACCGCTGCTTCCTGTCGTGGCTGGTGAAGATCCCCTCGGAGCAGGAGCAGCTGCGGGCGCGGCAAATCACTGCGCAGCAGATCAACAAGCTGGAGGAGCTCTGGAAG GAGAACCCGTCGGCCACACTGGAGGACCTAGAGAAGCCAGGTGTGGACGAGGAGCCACAGCATGTGCTGCTGCGCTACGAGGACGCCTACCAGTACCAGAACATCTTCGGGCCGCTGGTCAAGCTGGAGGCCGACTACGACAAGAAGCTCAAAGAGTCCCAG ACTCAAGATAACATCACGGTCAGGTGGGACCTGGGCCTTAACAAGAAGAGAATCGCCTACTTCACTTTGCCCAAGACTGACTCTGGTAATGAGGATTTAGTCATAATTTGGTTAAGAG ACATGCGACTCATGCAGGGCGATGAGATCTGCCTGCGCTACAAGGGGGACCTGGCGCCCCTGTGGAAAGGGATCGGCCATGTCATCAAAGTCCCTGACA ACTATGGCGATGAGATCGCCATTGAGCTGCGGAGTAGTGTGGGTGCCCCGGTGGAGGTGACCCACAACTTCCAGGTGGACTTTGTGTGGAAGTCGACCTCATTTGACAG GATGCAGAGCGCACTGAAGACGTTTGCAGTGGACGAGACCTCCGTGTCTGGTTATATCTACCACAAGCTGCTGGGCCATGAGGTGGAGGATGTCATCATCAAGTGCCAACTGCCCAAGCGCTTCACGGCCCAGGGGCTCCCTGACCTCAACCATTCCCAG GTTTATGCTGTGAAGACTGTGCTGCAGAGGCCTCTGAGCCTGATCCAAGGGCCGCCAGGCACTGGCAAGACCGTGACCTCAGCCACCATCGTCTATCATCTGGCGCGACAAGGCAATGG GCCAGTGTTGGTGTGTGCCCCAAGTAACATTGCCGTGGACCAGCTGACGGAGAAGATCCACCAGACCGGGCTGAAGGTGGTGCGGCTCTGTGCCAAGAGCCGTGAGGCCATAGACTCGCCCGTGTCCTTCCTGGCGCTGCACAACCAGATCAGGAACATGGATAG CATGCCGGAGCTGCAGAAGCTGCAGCAACTCAAGGACGAGACTGGGGAGCTGTCGTCGGCTGACGAGAAGCGGTACAGGGCGCTGAAGCGCACCGCCGAGCGGGAGCTGCTCATG AACGCTGATGTCATCTGCTGCACATGTGTGGGCGCAGGTGACCCGCGGCTCGCCAAGATGCAGTTCCGCTCCATCCTCATTGATGAGAGCACACAGGCCACTGAGCCTGAGTGCATGGTGCCTGTGGTCCTCGGCGCCAAACAG CTGATCCTCGTGGGTGACCACTGCCAACTGGGTCCTGTAGTGATGTGCAAGAAGGCGGCCAAGGCTGGCTTGTCACAGTCGCTGTTCGAGCGGCTCGTGGTGCTGGGTATCCGGCCCATCCGCCTCCAGGTGCAGTATCGGATGCACCCCGCGCTCAGTGCCTTCCCCTCCAACATCTTCTATGAGGGCTCGCTGCAGAATGGCGTGACTGCAG CGGATCGTGTGAAGAAGGGCTTTGACTTCCAGTGGCCCCAGCCTGACAAGCCCATGTTCTTCTACGTGACCCAGGGCCAGGAGGAGATTGCTAGCTCCGGCACCTCCTACCTGAACAG GACGGAAGCTGCCAATGTGGAGAAAATCACAACAAAACTGCTGAAGGCGGGTGCGAAGCCAGACCAGATTGGCATCATCACACCCTACGAGGGCCAGCGCTCCTACCTGGTGCAATACATGCAGTTCAGCGGCTCGCTGCACACCAAGCTCTACCAG GAGGTGGAGATTGCCAGTGTGGACGCATTCCAGGGGCGAGAGAAGGACTTCATCATCCTCTCTTGCGTGCGGGCCAATGAGCATCAGGGGATCGGGTTTCTCAACGACCCCCGACGCCTCAATGTGGCCCTAACCAGGGCAAG ATACGGGGTCATCATCGTTGGCAATCCAAAAGCCCTATCGAAGCAGCCACTGTGGAACCACCTGCTCAATTACTACAAGGAACAGAAGGTGCTGGTGGAGGGGCCCCTCAACAACCTGCGGGAGAGCCTCATGCAGTTCAGCAAGCCGCGCAAGCTGGTCAACACCATCAACCCA GGTGCCCGCTTCATGACCACCGCCATGTATGATGCCCGTGAGGCCATCATCCCAGGGTCAGTCTATGACCGCAGCAGCCAGG GCCGGCCCTCGAGCATGTACTTTCAGACCCATGACCAAATAGGCATGATCAGCGCAGGCCCCAGCCATGTGGCCGCCATGAACATCCCCATCCCCTTCAACTTGGTCATGCCACCCATGCCGCCACCTGGCTACTTCGGGCAGGCCAATGGCCCAGCCACAG GTCGGGGGACCCCAAAAGGCAAGACTGGCCGTGGGGGGCGCCAGAAGAACCGTTTTGGGCTCTCGGGGCCCAGCCAGACGACCCTCCCCAGCAGCCAGGCCAGTCAGGACGTTGTCTCGCAGCCCTTCTCACAGGGCGCACTGACGCAGGGCTATGTCTCCATGAGCCAACCCTCGCAGATGAGCCAGCCGGGCCTCTCCCAGCCTGAGCTGTCCCAG GATAGTTACCTCGGGGATGAGTTCAAGTCCCAGATTGATGTGGCGCTGTCACAGGACTCCACATACCAGGGAGAGCGGGCCTACCAGCACGGCGGGGTGCCCGGGCTGTCCCAGTATTAG
- the UPF1 gene encoding regulator of nonsense transcripts 1 isoform X2, with amino-acid sequence MSVEAYGPSSQTLTFLDTEEAELLGADTQGSEFEFTDFTLPSQTQTPPGGPGGSGAGGAGGPGGAGAVAGQLDAQVGGPEGILQNGAVDDSVAKTSQLLAELNFEEDEEDTYYTKDLPVHACSYCGIHDPACVVYCNTSKKWFCNGRGNTSGSHIVNHLVRAKCKEVTLHKDGPLGETVLECYNCGCRNVFLLGFIPAKADSVVVLLCRQPCASQSSLKDINWDSSQWQPLIQDRCFLSWLVKIPSEQEQLRARQITAQQINKLEELWKENPSATLEDLEKPGVDEEPQHVLLRYEDAYQYQNIFGPLVKLEADYDKKLKESQTQDNITVRWDLGLNKKRIAYFTLPKTDSDMRLMQGDEICLRYKGDLAPLWKGIGHVIKVPDNYGDEIAIELRSSVGAPVEVTHNFQVDFVWKSTSFDRMQSALKTFAVDETSVSGYIYHKLLGHEVEDVIIKCQLPKRFTAQGLPDLNHSQVYAVKTVLQRPLSLIQGPPGTGKTVTSATIVYHLARQGNGPVLVCAPSNIAVDQLTEKIHQTGLKVVRLCAKSREAIDSPVSFLALHNQIRNMDSMPELQKLQQLKDETGELSSADEKRYRALKRTAERELLMNADVICCTCVGAGDPRLAKMQFRSILIDESTQATEPECMVPVVLGAKQLILVGDHCQLGPVVMCKKAAKAGLSQSLFERLVVLGIRPIRLQVQYRMHPALSAFPSNIFYEGSLQNGVTAADRVKKGFDFQWPQPDKPMFFYVTQGQEEIASSGTSYLNRTEAANVEKITTKLLKAGAKPDQIGIITPYEGQRSYLVQYMQFSGSLHTKLYQEVEIASVDAFQGREKDFIILSCVRANEHQGIGFLNDPRRLNVALTRARYGVIIVGNPKALSKQPLWNHLLNYYKEQKVLVEGPLNNLRESLMQFSKPRKLVNTINPGARFMTTAMYDAREAIIPGSVYDRSSQGRPSSMYFQTHDQIGMISAGPSHVAAMNIPIPFNLVMPPMPPPGYFGQANGPATGRGTPKGKTGRGGRQKNRFGLSGPSQTTLPSSQASQDVVSQPFSQGALTQGYVSMSQPSQMSQPGLSQPELSQDSYLGDEFKSQIDVALSQDSTYQGERAYQHGGVPGLSQY; translated from the exons ATGAGCGTGGAGGCGTACGGGCCCAGTTCGCAGACGCTCACCTTTCTGGACACCGAGGAGGCCGAGCTATTGGGCGCCGACACGCAGGGCTCCGAGTTCGAATTCACCGACTTCACCCTCCCCAGCCAGACTCAGACGCCCCCGGGCGGCCCCGGAGGATCCGGGGCGGGAGGCGCTGGAGGCCCGGGCGGCGCGGGCGCTGTGGCCGGACAGCTCGACGCGCAG GTCGGCGGGCCTGAGGGCATCCTCCAAAATGGGGCCGTAGACGACAGCGTGGCTAAGACCAGCCAGCTGCTGGCCGAGCTGAATTTCGAGGAGGACGAGGAGGACACCTACTACACCAAGGACCTCCCGGTCCATGCCTGCAG TTACTGCGGGATCCATGACCCCGCATGCGTGGTCTACTGCAACACCAGCAAGAAGTGGTTCTGCAACGGACGTGGGAACACCTCCGGCAG TCACATCGTCAACCACCTCGTGAGGGCGAAGTGCAAGGAGGTGACACTGCACAAGGACGGGCCGCTGGGCGAGACAGTGCTCGAGTGCTACAACTGTGGCTGCCGAAACGTCTTCCTGCTCGGTTTCATCCCCGCCAAGGCCGACTCGGTCGTGGTGCTGCTGTGCAG GCAGCCTTGTGCCAGCCAGAGCAGCTTGAAGGACATCAACTGGGACAGCTCGCAGTGGCAGCCGCTGATCCAGGACCGCTGCTTCCTGTCGTGGCTGGTGAAGATCCCCTCGGAGCAGGAGCAGCTGCGGGCGCGGCAAATCACTGCGCAGCAGATCAACAAGCTGGAGGAGCTCTGGAAG GAGAACCCGTCGGCCACACTGGAGGACCTAGAGAAGCCAGGTGTGGACGAGGAGCCACAGCATGTGCTGCTGCGCTACGAGGACGCCTACCAGTACCAGAACATCTTCGGGCCGCTGGTCAAGCTGGAGGCCGACTACGACAAGAAGCTCAAAGAGTCCCAG ACTCAAGATAACATCACGGTCAGGTGGGACCTGGGCCTTAACAAGAAGAGAATCGCCTACTTCACTTTGCCCAAGACTGACTCTG ACATGCGACTCATGCAGGGCGATGAGATCTGCCTGCGCTACAAGGGGGACCTGGCGCCCCTGTGGAAAGGGATCGGCCATGTCATCAAAGTCCCTGACA ACTATGGCGATGAGATCGCCATTGAGCTGCGGAGTAGTGTGGGTGCCCCGGTGGAGGTGACCCACAACTTCCAGGTGGACTTTGTGTGGAAGTCGACCTCATTTGACAG GATGCAGAGCGCACTGAAGACGTTTGCAGTGGACGAGACCTCCGTGTCTGGTTATATCTACCACAAGCTGCTGGGCCATGAGGTGGAGGATGTCATCATCAAGTGCCAACTGCCCAAGCGCTTCACGGCCCAGGGGCTCCCTGACCTCAACCATTCCCAG GTTTATGCTGTGAAGACTGTGCTGCAGAGGCCTCTGAGCCTGATCCAAGGGCCGCCAGGCACTGGCAAGACCGTGACCTCAGCCACCATCGTCTATCATCTGGCGCGACAAGGCAATGG GCCAGTGTTGGTGTGTGCCCCAAGTAACATTGCCGTGGACCAGCTGACGGAGAAGATCCACCAGACCGGGCTGAAGGTGGTGCGGCTCTGTGCCAAGAGCCGTGAGGCCATAGACTCGCCCGTGTCCTTCCTGGCGCTGCACAACCAGATCAGGAACATGGATAG CATGCCGGAGCTGCAGAAGCTGCAGCAACTCAAGGACGAGACTGGGGAGCTGTCGTCGGCTGACGAGAAGCGGTACAGGGCGCTGAAGCGCACCGCCGAGCGGGAGCTGCTCATG AACGCTGATGTCATCTGCTGCACATGTGTGGGCGCAGGTGACCCGCGGCTCGCCAAGATGCAGTTCCGCTCCATCCTCATTGATGAGAGCACACAGGCCACTGAGCCTGAGTGCATGGTGCCTGTGGTCCTCGGCGCCAAACAG CTGATCCTCGTGGGTGACCACTGCCAACTGGGTCCTGTAGTGATGTGCAAGAAGGCGGCCAAGGCTGGCTTGTCACAGTCGCTGTTCGAGCGGCTCGTGGTGCTGGGTATCCGGCCCATCCGCCTCCAGGTGCAGTATCGGATGCACCCCGCGCTCAGTGCCTTCCCCTCCAACATCTTCTATGAGGGCTCGCTGCAGAATGGCGTGACTGCAG CGGATCGTGTGAAGAAGGGCTTTGACTTCCAGTGGCCCCAGCCTGACAAGCCCATGTTCTTCTACGTGACCCAGGGCCAGGAGGAGATTGCTAGCTCCGGCACCTCCTACCTGAACAG GACGGAAGCTGCCAATGTGGAGAAAATCACAACAAAACTGCTGAAGGCGGGTGCGAAGCCAGACCAGATTGGCATCATCACACCCTACGAGGGCCAGCGCTCCTACCTGGTGCAATACATGCAGTTCAGCGGCTCGCTGCACACCAAGCTCTACCAG GAGGTGGAGATTGCCAGTGTGGACGCATTCCAGGGGCGAGAGAAGGACTTCATCATCCTCTCTTGCGTGCGGGCCAATGAGCATCAGGGGATCGGGTTTCTCAACGACCCCCGACGCCTCAATGTGGCCCTAACCAGGGCAAG ATACGGGGTCATCATCGTTGGCAATCCAAAAGCCCTATCGAAGCAGCCACTGTGGAACCACCTGCTCAATTACTACAAGGAACAGAAGGTGCTGGTGGAGGGGCCCCTCAACAACCTGCGGGAGAGCCTCATGCAGTTCAGCAAGCCGCGCAAGCTGGTCAACACCATCAACCCA GGTGCCCGCTTCATGACCACCGCCATGTATGATGCCCGTGAGGCCATCATCCCAGGGTCAGTCTATGACCGCAGCAGCCAGG GCCGGCCCTCGAGCATGTACTTTCAGACCCATGACCAAATAGGCATGATCAGCGCAGGCCCCAGCCATGTGGCCGCCATGAACATCCCCATCCCCTTCAACTTGGTCATGCCACCCATGCCGCCACCTGGCTACTTCGGGCAGGCCAATGGCCCAGCCACAG GTCGGGGGACCCCAAAAGGCAAGACTGGCCGTGGGGGGCGCCAGAAGAACCGTTTTGGGCTCTCGGGGCCCAGCCAGACGACCCTCCCCAGCAGCCAGGCCAGTCAGGACGTTGTCTCGCAGCCCTTCTCACAGGGCGCACTGACGCAGGGCTATGTCTCCATGAGCCAACCCTCGCAGATGAGCCAGCCGGGCCTCTCCCAGCCTGAGCTGTCCCAG GATAGTTACCTCGGGGATGAGTTCAAGTCCCAGATTGATGTGGCGCTGTCACAGGACTCCACATACCAGGGAGAGCGGGCCTACCAGCACGGCGGGGTGCCCGGGCTGTCCCAGTATTAG